One Myxococcales bacterium genomic region harbors:
- a CDS encoding helix-turn-helix domain-containing protein, translating into MAPDEPSFPVDTSDFDPDVDSPSGRFEAPEAVRGARRLFVVGGGRGGVGKSLVAENLAVYFAQLGKSVVLVDADPTGPNLHAHFGLPAAREPHDIEDGGDSALKKALVTTLVPGLQLLPAAVDAVTPAPALRGGRKIRWLSRLRSIPADVLVVDVGPGVTPFAVDMMLAADVPICVTVPEPPAIETTYRFVRAAYRRALRRALSQDRFRLSMMERALVELAVLPKPLELVRALVKMDRGLAELAWIEANRLKFYLVVNQTRVRTDAELGTWMSELTKRHYGVTLEELGNVENDDTVWVSVRRRRPLLTDVPTSKAARNIERIARRVVALTATRKESVMAPPPMPETEESLYAALGLSRSSSDEEIRRAYKRKREIYATGGLATSSMLDESEMQREQTLLEEAYDTLLDPIRRRAYDLSAFPEPEAKPADAEPRPALAMEQILLKNELLREIGPDSEFSGALLRKVRESQGIEVLEISAKTKITRAHLEAIEEERFADLPAMVYVRGFVTELAKFLKLDPMQVQKTYLRRMREGP; encoded by the coding sequence ATGGCACCGGACGAGCCCTCTTTTCCGGTCGACACGTCGGACTTCGATCCGGACGTCGACTCGCCGTCGGGGCGCTTCGAGGCCCCCGAGGCCGTGCGAGGCGCGCGTCGCCTCTTCGTCGTGGGCGGTGGGCGCGGGGGGGTCGGCAAGAGCCTCGTCGCCGAGAACCTGGCGGTGTACTTCGCGCAGCTCGGCAAGTCGGTCGTGCTCGTCGACGCCGACCCTACCGGCCCGAACCTCCACGCGCACTTCGGGCTCCCTGCCGCTCGCGAGCCCCACGACATCGAAGACGGCGGTGACTCGGCGCTCAAGAAGGCGCTCGTCACCACGCTCGTCCCGGGGCTCCAGCTCCTCCCGGCGGCGGTCGACGCCGTGACCCCGGCCCCGGCCCTCCGCGGTGGGCGCAAGATCCGCTGGCTCTCTCGTTTGAGGAGCATTCCGGCGGACGTGCTCGTCGTCGACGTCGGGCCCGGTGTCACGCCGTTCGCGGTCGACATGATGCTCGCCGCCGACGTCCCCATCTGCGTCACCGTTCCCGAGCCGCCGGCCATCGAGACCACCTACAGGTTCGTTCGTGCGGCCTACAGGCGCGCCCTCCGCCGCGCGCTCTCGCAGGATCGCTTCCGCCTCTCCATGATGGAGCGTGCGCTCGTCGAGCTGGCCGTCCTCCCGAAGCCGCTCGAGCTCGTGCGGGCCCTCGTCAAGATGGACCGCGGCCTCGCGGAGCTCGCGTGGATCGAGGCGAATCGGCTCAAGTTTTACCTGGTCGTGAACCAGACGCGTGTCCGCACCGACGCGGAGCTCGGCACCTGGATGAGCGAGCTCACGAAGCGGCACTACGGCGTCACGCTCGAGGAGCTCGGCAACGTCGAGAACGACGACACCGTGTGGGTCTCGGTGCGGCGCCGGCGCCCGCTCCTGACGGACGTCCCCACGTCGAAGGCCGCGCGCAACATCGAGCGCATCGCGCGCCGCGTGGTCGCCCTCACGGCCACTCGAAAAGAGTCGGTCATGGCTCCGCCCCCGATGCCCGAGACCGAAGAGTCGCTCTACGCGGCGCTCGGGCTCTCGCGTTCGTCGAGCGACGAGGAGATCCGGCGCGCCTACAAGCGCAAACGCGAGATCTACGCGACCGGAGGCCTCGCCACCTCGTCGATGCTCGACGAGTCCGAGATGCAGCGCGAGCAGACGCTGCTCGAAGAGGCCTACGACACCCTGCTCGATCCGATCCGCCGCCGTGCGTACGACCTCTCGGCGTTCCCCGAGCCCGAGGCGAAGCCCGCCGACGCCGAGCCTCGCCCGGCCCTGGCGATGGAGCAGATCCTGCTCAAAAACGAGCTTTTGCGCGAGATCGGCCCCGACAGCGAGTTCTCGGGCGCGCTCCTCCGCAAGGTGCGCGAGTCGCAAGGGATCGAGGTGCTCGAGATCAGCGCCAAGACGAAGATCACGCGCGCGCACCTCGAGGCGATCGAAGAGGAGCGCTTCGCCGATCTGCCGGCGATGGTCTACGTGCGCGGTTTCGTCACCGAGCTCGCCAAGTTCTTGAAGCTCGACCCGATGCAGGTCCAGAAGACGTACCTCCGTCGCATGCGTGAGGGCCCGTGA
- a CDS encoding acyl-CoA desaturase: MTHTTLSPSELESFGAEIDALLTRTKADLGERDTRYIRRVVRVQRGLEAAGRALLFASGFSPLFPVVWALGTGALAASKILENMEIGHNVLHGQYDFTNDPTLSSQTYEWDIVCPSEQWRHSHNVLHHTYTNVRGVDHDLGYRMLRVDPSQPWTPLALLQPLSTLVLGLLFQWGVAAHDIDMPKYLFRPSERTEEQREKVRELFAKAKKQLRKDYVLFPLLAGPFALHVLAGNLVANVVRNVWSFLVIFCGHFPEGTETFPPEALDGETRGGFYLRQLRGSANFEGSWLLHVASGHLSHQIEHHMFPDVPAHRYPEMAREVRAICGKYGVAYNSSSLSSQVWSVAKKIVRLAFPSAGGDATPTAA, encoded by the coding sequence ATGACCCACACCACACTCTCCCCCTCCGAGCTCGAGTCCTTCGGGGCCGAGATCGACGCCCTGCTCACCCGCACCAAAGCCGATCTCGGCGAACGCGACACGCGCTACATCCGGCGCGTCGTCCGGGTGCAACGCGGCCTCGAGGCCGCCGGCCGCGCGCTCCTCTTCGCGAGCGGGTTTTCGCCCCTGTTCCCCGTGGTGTGGGCGCTCGGCACGGGCGCGCTCGCGGCCTCCAAGATCCTCGAGAACATGGAGATTGGCCACAACGTGCTGCACGGCCAATACGACTTTACCAACGATCCCACGCTCTCTTCGCAGACCTACGAGTGGGACATCGTGTGCCCGTCGGAGCAGTGGCGGCACTCCCACAACGTGCTCCATCACACCTACACGAACGTGCGCGGCGTCGACCACGACCTCGGGTACCGCATGCTCCGCGTCGACCCGTCCCAGCCGTGGACGCCCCTCGCCCTGCTCCAGCCACTGTCCACCCTCGTGCTGGGTCTCCTCTTTCAGTGGGGAGTCGCCGCGCACGACATCGACATGCCCAAGTACCTGTTTCGCCCGAGCGAGCGCACCGAGGAGCAGCGCGAGAAGGTGCGCGAGCTCTTCGCGAAGGCAAAAAAGCAGCTCCGGAAGGACTACGTGCTCTTCCCGCTCCTCGCGGGGCCCTTCGCCCTCCACGTGCTCGCCGGCAACCTGGTCGCCAACGTGGTGAGGAACGTGTGGTCGTTCTTGGTCATCTTCTGCGGGCACTTCCCCGAGGGCACCGAGACGTTCCCCCCCGAGGCCCTCGACGGCGAGACCCGCGGCGGGTTCTACCTGCGCCAGCTCCGCGGCTCGGCCAACTTCGAGGGCTCGTGGCTGCTCCACGTGGCGAGCGGGCACTTGAGCCACCAAATCGAGCACCACATGTTCCCCGACGTGCCCGCGCACAGGTACCCGGAGATGGCCCGCGAGGTCCGCGCGATCTGCGGCAAATACGGCGTCGCCTACAACTCGAGCTCCCTCTCCTCGCAGGTGTGGAGCGTCGCGAAGAAGATCGTCCGCCTCGCGTTTCCCTCCGCGGGCGGCGACGCCACCCCGACGGCCGCCTGA
- a CDS encoding response regulator transcription factor, translated as MRSLVLPYKSSFALSEVMHGSPDATLPVPEGAYVGDGEWVVAVVEVAEGKRSSAAAAVGRRSERGPVVAFGALDWERIGGLTAPSSSRPGSVSRVAVASAELAADEDAPPSSLRTPGVRVAVVDDDAATRDELRSTLRAQGLDVVAFATCAEALAEPGPLHAAVVSYGLPEGAAKSFARKIREKRPSGLPVLFVSGQRCSREVVEAYASGCDDYLARPFRGAELGARVLGLLRRSLDAYR; from the coding sequence ATGCGAAGCCTCGTCTTGCCCTACAAAAGCTCGTTCGCGCTGAGTGAGGTGATGCACGGCTCGCCCGACGCGACCCTCCCGGTCCCCGAGGGCGCCTACGTGGGCGACGGGGAGTGGGTGGTCGCCGTGGTCGAGGTCGCCGAGGGGAAACGGTCTTCGGCCGCCGCGGCGGTGGGGCGCAGGTCGGAGCGTGGGCCCGTGGTGGCGTTCGGCGCGCTCGATTGGGAGCGCATCGGGGGTCTCACGGCGCCGTCGAGCTCGCGACCGGGGAGCGTCTCGCGCGTGGCCGTGGCGTCCGCGGAGCTCGCGGCCGACGAAGACGCACCTCCGAGCAGCCTGCGCACCCCGGGCGTGCGTGTGGCCGTGGTCGACGACGACGCCGCCACACGCGACGAGCTCCGATCGACGCTCCGCGCCCAAGGCCTCGACGTGGTGGCCTTCGCGACGTGCGCCGAGGCGTTGGCCGAGCCTGGTCCGCTCCACGCGGCGGTGGTGAGCTACGGGCTCCCGGAGGGGGCCGCCAAGTCGTTCGCCCGCAAGATCCGCGAGAAGCGCCCCTCGGGCTTGCCCGTGCTCTTCGTCTCGGGTCAGCGCTGCTCCCGTGAGGTGGTCGAGGCCTACGCCTCGGGCTGCGACGACTACCTCGCGCGCCCGTTCCGCGGCGCCGAGCTCGGCGCACGTGTGCTCGGCCTCCTCCGCCGCTCGCTCGACGCCTACCGCTGA
- a CDS encoding glycosyltransferase family 39 protein, with translation MTRRALRGVAVPDVVFGLVLFVAALAPRVWAVHAYAGEPVWDGHYYEFGARRIAAGLGYSDDVMVAGHPVWHPWCHYPVGYSAFLGFFYWVFGQKLAVANAVNAVTGACLPVATWLAARTCLSSARARLAGLVAAFHPGLVLYSALAMSEPLAATLTLLAFTLAARSSRRPYVGLVLGGLVLGLSVLVRPTALLCAPFLAFGAIVPGAHAPLRDIASFVPRVRTWLLACVVVLAATLAPVLPWTARNCRVMDGCALVSTNAGWNLAIGAFPRATGRFETLRSADGCREVTGQVQQDRCWLEYGLLHIRKDPLRFLGLVPKKLGYTFDHESFQVEYLHEAKPAAWPDEKRAKGRDLLSNVHRVLLVIAAFGAVAFAPRRRAQVALGAALALFVYVSVSAKEPTFWPFAVLACLLPFLPIPGRPELRPGLAMVASLLGTTALAHAIFFGEDRYHVVATPAMIVLACALFRPSRREPAGRSVRVRRPPKKLEVSSG, from the coding sequence GTGACGAGACGCGCTCTCCGCGGCGTCGCCGTGCCCGACGTCGTCTTCGGGCTCGTGCTCTTCGTCGCCGCGCTCGCCCCTCGTGTGTGGGCGGTGCACGCGTACGCCGGTGAGCCCGTGTGGGACGGGCACTACTACGAGTTCGGCGCGCGACGCATCGCCGCGGGCCTCGGCTACTCGGACGACGTGATGGTCGCCGGGCACCCGGTGTGGCATCCCTGGTGCCACTACCCGGTGGGCTACAGCGCGTTCCTGGGCTTCTTTTACTGGGTCTTCGGCCAGAAGCTCGCCGTCGCCAACGCGGTCAACGCCGTCACCGGAGCGTGCTTGCCGGTCGCCACGTGGCTCGCCGCGCGCACCTGCCTCTCGAGCGCGCGGGCTCGCCTCGCGGGGCTCGTGGCCGCGTTTCACCCGGGGCTCGTCCTCTACTCGGCGCTCGCCATGAGCGAGCCGCTCGCGGCCACCCTCACGCTCCTCGCGTTCACGCTCGCGGCGCGATCGTCACGGCGGCCCTACGTGGGCCTCGTGCTCGGGGGGCTCGTGCTCGGGCTCTCGGTGCTCGTGCGGCCCACGGCGCTCCTCTGCGCGCCGTTCCTCGCGTTCGGAGCCATCGTCCCCGGGGCACACGCGCCGCTCCGGGACATCGCGTCGTTCGTCCCTCGGGTGCGCACGTGGCTCCTCGCGTGCGTGGTGGTCCTCGCGGCGACGCTCGCGCCCGTGCTCCCGTGGACCGCGCGAAACTGCCGCGTCATGGACGGGTGCGCGCTCGTGAGCACGAACGCAGGCTGGAATTTGGCGATCGGCGCGTTCCCCCGCGCCACCGGGCGCTTCGAGACGCTGCGCTCGGCCGACGGCTGCCGCGAGGTCACGGGCCAAGTGCAGCAAGACCGGTGTTGGCTCGAGTACGGGCTCCTCCACATCCGGAAGGACCCCCTTCGGTTCCTCGGGCTCGTCCCGAAGAAGCTCGGGTACACGTTCGACCACGAGTCGTTCCAGGTCGAGTACCTGCACGAGGCCAAGCCCGCCGCGTGGCCCGACGAGAAGCGCGCGAAGGGGCGCGATTTGCTCTCGAACGTGCACCGCGTTCTGCTCGTCATCGCGGCGTTCGGCGCCGTGGCGTTCGCGCCTCGGAGGCGGGCCCAGGTGGCGCTCGGGGCGGCGCTCGCGCTCTTTGTGTACGTGAGCGTGTCGGCCAAGGAGCCTACGTTCTGGCCCTTCGCCGTGCTCGCCTGCCTCCTGCCGTTCTTGCCTATCCCGGGCCGCCCCGAGCTCCGTCCAGGGCTCGCCATGGTGGCCTCCTTGCTCGGCACCACGGCTCTCGCCCACGCGATCTTCTTCGGCGAAGATCGGTACCACGTGGTCGCGACCCCCGCGATGATCGTGCTGGCGTGCGCCCTCTTCAGGCCTTCGCGCCGAGAGCCGGCGGGGCGCTCGGTGCGCGTGCGGCGGCCCCCGAAAAAGCTCGAAGTATCGTCGGGTTAG
- a CDS encoding ferredoxin reductase → MLDPLSWGARLASALVYPRTLDDFVGLVAPLRSRRAHHAEVVLVRRETYDTVTLVLRPGPHFPAHRAGQHTALTLEIDGVRRTRVFSIASAEPRAGERHRTIELTIRARPSGLVTPRLTGRDARALREGDIVELGAPRGDFVLGTPVPDRLLLVSGGSGITPVMAMLRTLVARRHRGEVVFLTWAKSPRDTLFRAELDAIAKAAPLTCPGLRIAVVHGPMSEGDLAARVPDLASWEVFACGPSGMLDVVRADLRKHGDLTKLHTEQFSAPTRPPAPEGEGGEVTFARSGKTAEGRGPILPMAEGAGLRPKHGCRIGICHTCVCRKVSGTTRDTATGALSTDGDVDIRICTSEPVGPVVVDL, encoded by the coding sequence ATGCTCGATCCCCTCTCGTGGGGCGCGCGCCTCGCGTCCGCGCTCGTCTACCCTCGCACCCTCGACGACTTCGTCGGCCTCGTCGCGCCGCTTCGTTCGCGCAGGGCCCACCACGCCGAGGTCGTCCTCGTGCGGCGCGAGACCTACGACACGGTCACCCTCGTGCTGCGCCCCGGTCCGCATTTTCCAGCCCACAGAGCCGGCCAGCACACGGCCCTCACCCTGGAGATCGACGGGGTTCGACGCACCCGGGTCTTCTCGATCGCGAGCGCCGAGCCGCGCGCCGGCGAGCGACACCGCACGATCGAGCTCACGATCCGCGCGCGGCCCTCCGGCCTCGTGACCCCCCGGCTCACCGGGCGCGATGCGCGCGCCCTCCGCGAGGGAGACATCGTCGAGCTCGGCGCACCTCGAGGGGACTTCGTGCTCGGCACGCCCGTCCCGGACCGCCTCCTCCTCGTGAGCGGCGGGAGCGGGATCACCCCCGTGATGGCGATGTTGCGGACGCTCGTCGCGCGGCGGCACCGCGGCGAGGTGGTGTTCCTCACGTGGGCGAAATCGCCCCGCGATACGCTCTTTCGAGCCGAGCTCGACGCGATCGCCAAGGCCGCGCCCCTCACCTGCCCGGGCCTGCGCATCGCCGTCGTGCACGGCCCCATGAGCGAAGGAGACCTCGCCGCGCGGGTGCCCGACCTCGCGTCATGGGAGGTCTTCGCGTGCGGCCCCTCGGGCATGCTCGACGTCGTGCGCGCCGACCTCCGGAAGCACGGTGACCTCACGAAGCTCCACACCGAGCAGTTCTCGGCCCCGACGCGGCCGCCCGCTCCCGAGGGCGAAGGCGGGGAGGTCACGTTCGCGCGCTCGGGCAAGACGGCCGAGGGCCGCGGCCCCATCCTCCCCATGGCCGAGGGCGCGGGCCTTCGCCCGAAACACGGCTGCCGCATCGGTATTTGCCATACGTGCGTGTGCCGAAAGGTCTCGGGGACGACCCGCGACACGGCCACGGGCGCCCTCTCCACCGACGGCGACGTCGATATCCGCATTTGCACGAGCGAGCCCGTGGGGCCCGTCGTCGTCGATCTCTGA
- a CDS encoding MerR family transcriptional regulator: MARDREQEPHPDAADPAAERELTIDELAEQTRVPSRTIRFYQSEGALPKPTIRGRVAYYGQAHVERLAQITELQDRGLRIRAIRDVLARTAKGEFSLNEWIGSHDQLSSPWASDRPKVMTEAELAAELEGRRPGLLGELVRVGAVERRGDAYLVESPARLGLLLRLDAVGMPLHTAEGAFAIMQKQLGRLAEDLTSYFVKNADALGDDVDATYAELRPVSLEAVRLVFAREMERSQRRATESGAAAVLTKQKRRRTRR; this comes from the coding sequence ATGGCACGCGACCGAGAGCAAGAGCCCCACCCCGACGCCGCGGACCCTGCGGCCGAGCGCGAGCTCACGATCGACGAGCTCGCCGAGCAGACCCGCGTACCGAGCCGCACGATCCGGTTCTACCAATCGGAAGGCGCGCTCCCGAAGCCCACGATCCGCGGGCGCGTCGCGTACTACGGCCAAGCCCACGTCGAGCGGCTCGCTCAGATCACGGAGCTCCAAGATCGCGGCCTCCGCATCCGCGCCATCCGCGACGTGCTCGCGCGCACGGCGAAGGGCGAGTTCTCGCTCAACGAGTGGATAGGCTCGCACGACCAGCTCTCGTCGCCGTGGGCCTCGGATCGCCCCAAGGTCATGACCGAGGCCGAGCTCGCCGCGGAGCTCGAGGGGCGTCGCCCGGGCCTCCTCGGGGAGCTCGTGAGGGTGGGCGCGGTCGAGCGGCGCGGCGACGCGTACCTCGTCGAGAGCCCGGCGAGGCTCGGCCTGCTCCTCCGCCTCGACGCGGTCGGCATGCCGCTCCACACGGCCGAGGGCGCCTTCGCCATCATGCAGAAGCAGCTCGGCCGCCTCGCCGAAGACCTCACCTCCTACTTCGTGAAGAACGCCGACGCGCTCGGCGACGACGTCGACGCCACCTACGCCGAGCTCCGCCCGGTGAGCCTCGAGGCCGTACGCCTCGTGTTCGCTCGGGAAATGGAGCGCTCCCAACGCCGCGCCACCGAGAGCGGCGCGGCCGCCGTGCTCACCAAGCAAAAGCGCCGAAGAACCCGGCGCTAG
- a CDS encoding thioredoxin domain-containing protein, translated as MNAKSVSLVVAFVASLSGTSATCQNSSAPGDAQKDKPEVADVKVEGIDTSSLTTREKKEFSQYVSEFLSPCQSVPVPIAQCVNEKRACTKCLPAAKYVLKGVRDGMSREQIEKAYKNRFDPEKVKNVALDGSPAKGPDAAPIVMVEFADFECPHCGLMAPIIEKAWEEHKANVKFVYKFMPLGGHPHAEPAARAAIAAMNQGKFWEMHAKLYANQQHLEQGDLDLYAKDLGLDIGKFKADMVAPATKDRLDRDRKQADALEVKGTPTLYINGREYDMKTDFAEWFSQELAATGGGTAVVASALVAPGDAGAPKGDAGALKGDAGPKVDLLKDAGAKR; from the coding sequence ATGAACGCAAAAAGTGTGAGCCTCGTCGTCGCCTTCGTCGCGTCGCTCTCGGGAACGTCTGCCACGTGCCAGAACTCGTCCGCCCCGGGCGACGCACAAAAAGACAAACCCGAGGTCGCCGACGTGAAGGTCGAGGGCATCGACACGAGCTCCCTCACCACGCGCGAAAAGAAGGAGTTTTCGCAGTACGTGAGCGAGTTTCTCTCGCCCTGCCAGAGCGTGCCCGTGCCCATCGCCCAGTGCGTGAACGAGAAGCGCGCCTGCACGAAGTGCCTCCCCGCGGCCAAGTACGTCCTGAAGGGCGTCCGCGACGGCATGAGCCGCGAGCAAATCGAGAAGGCCTACAAGAACCGCTTCGACCCCGAGAAGGTGAAGAACGTCGCGCTCGACGGCTCGCCCGCCAAGGGCCCCGACGCGGCCCCCATCGTCATGGTCGAGTTCGCCGACTTCGAATGCCCCCACTGCGGGCTCATGGCGCCGATCATCGAGAAGGCGTGGGAAGAGCACAAGGCGAACGTCAAGTTCGTTTACAAGTTCATGCCCCTCGGCGGCCACCCCCACGCCGAGCCCGCGGCCCGCGCGGCCATCGCGGCCATGAACCAGGGCAAATTCTGGGAGATGCACGCCAAGCTCTATGCGAACCAGCAGCACCTCGAGCAGGGCGACCTCGACCTTTACGCGAAGGACCTCGGGCTCGACATCGGCAAGTTCAAGGCCGACATGGTGGCGCCCGCCACGAAAGACCGCCTCGATCGCGACCGCAAGCAGGCCGACGCCCTCGAGGTGAAGGGCACGCCCACGCTCTACATCAACGGGCGCGAGTACGACATGAAGACCGACTTCGCCGAGTGGTTCTCGCAAGAGCTCGCGGCGACGGGCGGCGGCACGGCGGTGGTGGCGAGCGCGCTCGTGGCCCCGGGCGACGCAGGCGCTCCCAAAGGTGACGCAGGCGCGCTCAAGGGCGACGCCGGCCCCAAGGTCGACCTCCTGAAAGACGCAGGCGCGAAGCGGTGA
- the ligA gene encoding NAD-dependent DNA ligase LigA gives MDPRARHTALVDEILAHEYRYYVLDDPAVSDAAFDALVKELRALEAAHPELVTKASPTQRVGGVARPNAVKVKRKTRMFSLDNAYSEADLGEFLRRVREGLPDGETPSFTVEPKLDGASIEVVYEGGKLTLATTRGDGEVGEDITENARTLRGVPPTIAYEGTLTLRGEVVIYRKDLEKMNREREAEGLEPFANPRNAAAGAVRMLDPKEVAKRPLRAVFYQAVEGPERAPTHSATLVWLAELKLPTHMRHVEVSADGIVPAIKDIDAARASYPFETDGAVVKVDAYRHQDMLGATSKFPKWAIAYKFQAERARTRVLGITVQVGRTGALTPVADLAPVELAGTTVSRASLHNPEHLAKLDVRIGDLVEIEKAGEIIPQVLAVLPEERPEGTSPYAFPEVCPVCGAKVVARLREEDRPELGQEAAVRCGNRACPGQVSGRIIHYSRRFAMDIENLGEMLVQKLVELGMVKDVADLYDLTVDGLASLERMGKKSAKNVVDGIAASRERPLDRLLCGLGIPHIGQVAAKQLAAETRTLEAMLAMSPAELGERVGHIAGFGPKMVESVVAAFTDPVERALYEKLVAKGVGREAEVPKVVEGGPLSGKSFCVTGVLSRKREDVHASILAAGGEVHDGVKKTTTYLVAGDKTGQSKRDQAKKYGTEVIDEPRLEALLRGEI, from the coding sequence ATGGACCCGAGAGCCCGACATACCGCCCTGGTCGACGAGATCCTCGCGCACGAGTACCGCTACTACGTGCTCGACGATCCGGCCGTGTCGGACGCGGCGTTCGACGCCCTCGTGAAGGAGCTCCGCGCCCTCGAGGCCGCGCACCCCGAGCTCGTCACGAAGGCATCGCCCACCCAGCGTGTCGGCGGCGTGGCGCGCCCGAACGCCGTCAAGGTGAAGCGGAAAACCCGAATGTTCTCGCTCGATAACGCCTACTCCGAGGCGGATCTCGGCGAGTTCCTACGGCGCGTGCGCGAGGGCCTCCCGGACGGCGAGACGCCCTCGTTCACCGTGGAGCCCAAGCTCGATGGCGCGAGCATCGAGGTCGTCTACGAGGGCGGCAAGCTCACGCTCGCCACGACGCGCGGAGACGGCGAGGTCGGCGAGGACATCACCGAGAACGCGCGCACGCTCCGCGGCGTCCCTCCGACGATCGCGTACGAGGGCACGCTCACGCTGCGCGGCGAGGTCGTCATCTACCGCAAGGACCTCGAGAAGATGAACCGCGAGCGCGAGGCCGAGGGGCTCGAGCCGTTCGCCAACCCGAGGAACGCCGCCGCTGGCGCCGTGCGCATGCTCGATCCGAAGGAGGTCGCGAAGCGCCCACTTCGCGCCGTGTTCTACCAGGCCGTCGAGGGCCCCGAGCGCGCCCCGACTCACTCGGCCACGCTCGTGTGGCTCGCCGAGCTGAAGCTCCCGACGCACATGCGTCACGTCGAGGTCTCGGCCGACGGCATCGTGCCTGCCATCAAGGACATCGACGCCGCCCGCGCGAGCTACCCCTTCGAGACCGACGGCGCGGTCGTCAAGGTCGACGCCTACCGCCACCAGGACATGCTCGGGGCGACGAGCAAGTTCCCCAAGTGGGCGATCGCCTACAAATTCCAGGCCGAACGCGCGCGCACCCGCGTGCTCGGCATCACCGTGCAGGTGGGGCGCACCGGCGCGCTCACGCCCGTGGCCGACCTCGCCCCCGTCGAGCTCGCGGGCACCACCGTGTCGCGCGCGTCGCTCCACAACCCCGAGCACCTCGCGAAGCTCGACGTCCGCATCGGTGACCTCGTCGAGATCGAGAAGGCCGGCGAGATCATCCCGCAGGTGCTCGCGGTGCTGCCCGAGGAGCGCCCCGAGGGCACCTCGCCCTACGCCTTCCCCGAGGTCTGCCCGGTGTGCGGCGCGAAGGTCGTCGCGCGCCTTCGCGAAGAGGATCGACCCGAGCTCGGGCAGGAGGCGGCGGTGCGCTGCGGGAACCGCGCGTGCCCAGGTCAGGTGTCGGGCCGGATCATCCACTACTCGCGCAGGTTCGCGATGGACATCGAGAACCTCGGCGAGATGCTCGTCCAGAAGCTCGTCGAGCTCGGCATGGTGAAGGACGTGGCCGACCTCTACGACCTCACGGTCGATGGCCTCGCGTCGCTCGAACGCATGGGGAAAAAGAGCGCGAAGAACGTGGTCGACGGCATCGCGGCCTCGCGCGAACGCCCGCTCGACAGGCTCCTCTGCGGCCTCGGGATCCCGCACATCGGTCAGGTGGCGGCGAAGCAGCTCGCCGCCGAGACACGTACGCTCGAGGCCATGCTCGCCATGTCACCGGCGGAGCTCGGGGAGCGGGTCGGGCACATCGCGGGTTTCGGCCCCAAGATGGTCGAGAGCGTGGTGGCCGCGTTCACCGACCCGGTGGAGCGCGCCCTCTACGAGAAGCTCGTCGCGAAGGGCGTGGGGCGTGAGGCCGAGGTGCCGAAGGTCGTCGAAGGAGGGCCGCTCTCGGGCAAGTCGTTCTGTGTGACGGGCGTGCTCTCGCGCAAACGCGAGGACGTCCACGCGAGCATCCTCGCGGCCGGAGGCGAGGTCCACGACGGCGTGAAGAAGACCACCACGTACCTCGTCGCGGGCGACAAGACCGGCCAGTCGAAGCGCGATCAGGCCAAAAAATACGGCACCGAGGTCATCGACGAGCCCCGCCTCGAGGCGCTCCTCCGCGGCGAGATCTGA
- a CDS encoding DUF2071 domain-containing protein yields MELVGTESVSVELSARLDLAATDAMALRVPAPLVLERDGAGRASASVLALEMSGLGLGRLPPRFDYKEVLYRLGVAVDGAPAWLALRCDIDRPLVRSFARAIIRYPVCSATLTIDEHADRTITLLAHTDRDHLSMTLALVEGQDAPEASPPRRTFVVDGPTLFEIPWGERPAPRRHHADVVAIDGASTDAVFGGSVTFEPRALVHHGRGHRCGAARRRGAAGA; encoded by the coding sequence GTGGAGCTCGTGGGCACCGAGTCGGTGAGCGTCGAGCTCTCCGCGCGTCTCGACCTCGCGGCGACGGACGCGATGGCGCTCCGCGTCCCCGCGCCCCTCGTGCTCGAGCGGGATGGAGCGGGGAGGGCGAGTGCCTCGGTGCTCGCCCTCGAGATGAGCGGGCTCGGGCTCGGTCGGCTCCCACCACGCTTCGACTACAAAGAGGTGCTCTACCGGCTCGGTGTCGCCGTCGACGGAGCGCCGGCGTGGCTCGCCCTACGGTGCGACATCGACCGCCCGCTCGTCCGGTCGTTCGCGCGCGCGATCATCCGGTATCCGGTCTGCTCGGCGACGCTCACGATCGACGAACACGCGGACCGAACGATCACCCTCCTTGCCCACACGGATCGGGATCACCTCTCCATGACACTCGCCCTCGTCGAGGGGCAAGACGCGCCCGAGGCGAGCCCACCGCGTCGCACGTTCGTGGTCGACGGCCCGACGCTCTTCGAGATCCCCTGGGGCGAGCGCCCCGCTCCCCGGCGTCACCACGCCGATGTCGTGGCGATCGACGGCGCATCCACCGACGCGGTGTTCGGCGGCTCGGTCACGTTCGAGCCGCGCGCGCTCGTCCACCACGGCCGCGGCCACCGTTGCGGCGCGGCGAGGCGTCGGGGTGCTGCGGGCGCGTGA